The Bdellovibrio sp. ZAP7 DNA segment TTTTCTTGCGGCAGCAAGTCCGATAATACTTCCGATGATGGCCGATGACATAATCACGAAAGGAATCGCTTTCCATCCAAGCAAAGCACCAATCCAGGCCAAGAGTTTAATATCTCCCCCACCCATGCCTTCTTGTTTGGTAAATATCCAGTAAAGGTAGGCCATACCCCAAAGGAACCCGCCCCCCATTAATACACCAAACAAGGAATCCAAAAATTCACGATTCGGGTTCAGCCAAGCGCCAATCAAACCAATCACAATACCTGAAAGAGTGAATTCATCCGGCAAGATCATGTGGTCTAAGTCGATGAAGGTGCAAATCACTAGGCCGAAAACAAAGAGAAGATATTCGATCAGATCCCAGGAAAGGCCCGCATAGTGATAGCAAAGAGCGAACATAACGCCCATGATGATTTCCACCATTGGATAGCGAAACGAGAACTTAGCACCGCAATTGCGACACTTTCCACGAAGAATAAACCAGCTAAAGATCGGAATATTGTCATACCAGGCGATTTGTTTTTTACAGCCGTAGCAATAACTGCGCGGCTTAACGATGCTTTCTTCGCGAGGCAAACGATAGATTACCACGTTGCCGAAGCTGCCAAACAGAGCTCCAAATATAAAGAAAACGACGTAATAAAATAAATCGAAGTTAGACAATGTCTTTTCTCCTGAAGCTGAAATTCGTTAGCAGAACATAGATAATAAACCAACCAGTCATGTGTGCAACCATCCACACCACGTCCTTACCCGGCACTCCTTCTTGAAGGAAATACGCTGACTTCCAGTTAAGACGATATAAGTTAGGAACGATCCAATGAAGTCCTTTTACGATGGTAACGAACATGGGTTCTTGGCTCTTAGAAGCGAAAAATGCCAAATCACCAAGCCAATGTCCTAAAAGAAATAAAACGATCCCCGCACTTAAAGCCAAAACAGGTCTGACCACGAGACTTGCCCACATCGCAAATGCCAGAATGACCGAGCTTTCGAACCACAGGCTGAGGCAAATCTCGGTAAAAGCAAGCCACTGCTTAGGTTCATTCCACACGCCCAACAAGAATGAAAGGATGATTCCCAATAAAACCATCAGAAGAGTGTTAAGCGCTAATACCCCAAAGACTTTACCTAAAATAAACTGATCGCGGGTGACTGGTCGGGATAAAATTAGCAAGCAAGTCTGCTTTTCAACTTCTTTAGCAATTAAGTAAGCGCCAGAGAACAGAGAAATTCCGAGCAATGCGATTTGTACCGCCAAAAAACCGAAATCAGCCAAAATCTTTTTTTGTTCTGCAAAAGACAATGCACCCAACAGAAAGCTCATACTGATCATGATCGCAGCAATAACTATCACTACGAAAAAAATCTTTTCACGAAGCATTTCACGCAAAGTGGTTTTTGCTAAAGTCCACACCTTAGACATTTTTTGCCTCGCGATTTTTTAGAACTTGGAACGCTTTTTCCAGACTTTGGAATTCGGACATAAACTGCGGCAAAGCTCCTTCATAGAGAATTTTACCTTTATTTACGACAACCAGGCGTGAACACAATTCTTCCATATCCTGCAAAAGATGACTGCTGAAGAAAAGAGTCACTCCCCTTTTTTGCTCTTCACGTAAAATATCTTTCACCATTGCGCGTCCATCGGGATCCAGGCCCGACATTGGCTCATCCAAAATAATCAAATCTGGACGAGTGAGAATAGCTTGGGCAATACCCGCCCGTTGCAACATGCCCTTTGAATAGGTACGAAGCCTTCGGTCTTTGGCATCAAACAGGTCCACTTTTTTAAGGGCTTCGTGAGCTCGCTCAACAAAGTCTTTCTGGGTCAGACCGAAACAAAGATTCCAATGCAGTTTTAAAAATTCCATTCCCGTCAGGAACTCGTACAAATATGGACGCTCAGGGAGGTAACCAATACGGGTTTTAGATTTACTGTTTAAAGGTTCTCCAAAGAAATGGATTTTGCCATTGTCGGGGCGAATGAAGTCGAAAATGCACTTAATTGTCGTGGTTTTTCCGGCACCATTGCTTCCGACGAACCCTGTTGTTTCACCTTGAGGAAGGTGAAAGGAAATATCCTGAAGAACATGGCGATCTTTTTCAAAGAGACCGCCTTTGAAGGTCTTATTTAACTTTTCAACCTGAAGTACTTCCATTGATGCATTATGGTTTCAGCTCAATATTCAAAGCTTTTACCATCTCCCTAACAGGATCATACTGTTTAGAAGTGGCTGGCATCAAGTCACGAGATCCTAAAATTTCAGAATAAGTGTTCTTATCCGCGGATTGTTCCAGAATATCGATCAAAGCAAACATCATATCATGGGTTACTTTGGGATATTCATCATAGAAATCCTGGCGAACACAGAACGGATCGTTTGGAATAGGCGAGCTCATCCAAAGAATTCGCATTTTGGTTTTGGGGTCACCGAATTTTACCCACGCACCCTGCTTACCTTTTTCATCGTCACTGAATACTGCGGCCGCATCAACTTCTTTGGACTCAAGCGCCTTGATGGAAGCTTGATGGTTACCAGTGAACTGGACTTTGATGTCCTTATCTTCGATTTTTTTATTACGCAAAGCCATCTTTGGATACAAATACCCAGATGAAGACTGCTCGTCGACGAAGGCAACTTTCTTACCCTTCAAATCTTCCAATTTTTTGATCTTCGAAGACGTCGGGACAATAATCGCCGAATAATAATAAGGCTCCTGCCATACTTTCTTAAGAAGAACCTTCGCGGCCGCCTGTTTTTCCGCAAATACATATGTTGAAGAAGAGAAAAACGCAAAGTC contains these protein-coding regions:
- a CDS encoding A24 family peptidase, which produces MSNFDLFYYVVFFIFGALFGSFGNVVIYRLPREESIVKPRSYCYGCKKQIAWYDNIPIFSWFILRGKCRNCGAKFSFRYPMVEIIMGVMFALCYHYAGLSWDLIEYLLFVFGLVICTFIDLDHMILPDEFTLSGIVIGLIGAWLNPNREFLDSLFGVLMGGGFLWGMAYLYWIFTKQEGMGGGDIKLLAWIGALLGWKAIPFVIMSSAIIGSIIGLAAARKQKAGLKTVIPFGPYLALGAVLYLFGGQTIAEWYLDLFLPGLS
- a CDS encoding ABC transporter permease encodes the protein MSKVWTLAKTTLREMLREKIFFVVIVIAAIMISMSFLLGALSFAEQKKILADFGFLAVQIALLGISLFSGAYLIAKEVEKQTCLLILSRPVTRDQFILGKVFGVLALNTLLMVLLGIILSFLLGVWNEPKQWLAFTEICLSLWFESSVILAFAMWASLVVRPVLALSAGIVLFLLGHWLGDLAFFASKSQEPMFVTIVKGLHWIVPNLYRLNWKSAYFLQEGVPGKDVVWMVAHMTGWFIIYVLLTNFSFRRKDIV
- a CDS encoding ABC transporter ATP-binding protein; this encodes MEVLQVEKLNKTFKGGLFEKDRHVLQDISFHLPQGETTGFVGSNGAGKTTTIKCIFDFIRPDNGKIHFFGEPLNSKSKTRIGYLPERPYLYEFLTGMEFLKLHWNLCFGLTQKDFVERAHEALKKVDLFDAKDRRLRTYSKGMLQRAGIAQAILTRPDLIILDEPMSGLDPDGRAMVKDILREEQKRGVTLFFSSHLLQDMEELCSRLVVVNKGKILYEGALPQFMSEFQSLEKAFQVLKNREAKNV
- the phnD gene encoding phosphate/phosphite/phosphonate ABC transporter substrate-binding protein translates to MISFPRTFTKVISGVLAIVALSASVAMAADKIPAQMTIGMIPGGDPKKESEQGIALAQALQTRLGIPVNMYISKNYAGLVEAMKNKKVDFAFFSSSTYVFAEKQAAAKVLLKKVWQEPYYYSAIIVPTSSKIKKLEDLKGKKVAFVDEQSSSGYLYPKMALRNKKIEDKDIKVQFTGNHQASIKALESKEVDAAAVFSDDEKGKQGAWVKFGDPKTKMRILWMSSPIPNDPFCVRQDFYDEYPKVTHDMMFALIDILEQSADKNTYSEILGSRDLMPATSKQYDPVREMVKALNIELKP